A part of Humulus lupulus unplaced genomic scaffold, drHumLupu1.1 SCAFFOLD_108, whole genome shotgun sequence genomic DNA contains:
- the LOC133811039 gene encoding amino acid transporter ANT1-like, whose translation MEGGLLKTTSFPLLEPSTTSTWGRTSGTASKVQTLANIVVSIVGTGVLALPFAFRVAGWLAGLLAILVGALSNYYCMLLLVKCREKLALEVEEEEDKDSTSKRTYGDLGYECMGTTGRFIVESFLLISYCGSCVANLVFIGQNLSSVIKGHLNSSFYILFLVPLEIGLSWIRSLSSIAPFSIFANICNILAMGIVVKEDVEQVFKGEFSFDERTTITSYLGGLAFAGGVALFCFEGFGMTLSIEASMRDKTTFPKVLAHAFNGIAFLYALFGFIGYMAYGDQTKDIITLNLTHNWWAIAVKMGMCFGLIFTFPTMVHPINEIIEGRLKKNKWFEKVDDNDCHSTTRIGMFGIYVSRGILVIGLAVLASFVPEFDAFVSFLGSTICALISFVLPAILHLKLLGSSLNFSQKALDLFILTSGMLLAIYGIYNANVGV comes from the exons ATGGAGGGTGGACTACTCAAAACGACGTCATTTCCATTGTTGGAACCGTCGACGACAAGTACTTGGGGAAGAACGTCGGGAACCGCTTCCAAGGTTCAAACGCTGGCTAACATTGTCGTTTCGATTGTTGGGACCGGCGTTTTGGCTCTCCCTTTTGCTTTTCGTGTCGCAGGTTGGCTTGCAGGATTGCTTGCTATTCTCGTTGGTGCCCTCTCCAACTACTATTGCATGCTTCTCCTT GTCAAGTGTAGGGAGAAGTTGGCATtagaagtagaagaagaagaagataaagatTCAACAAGCAAAAGAACGTACGGTGATTTAGGTTATGAGTGTATGGGGACGACGGGTCGTTTTATAGTTGAATCCTTCCTTCTCATATCTTATTGTGGAAGTTGCGTGGCGAATCTTGTATTCATTGGACAGAATCTTTCATCGGTAATCAAAGGCCATCTAAACTCCTCATTCTACATACTTTTTCTAGTCCCACTAGAAATCGGGTTGTCATGGATTAGGAGCTTGTCTTCTATAGCACCGTTTAGCATATTTGCTAATATTTGCAATATACTGGCTATGGGaattgtggttaaggaagatgtGGAACAAGTTTTTAAGGGTGAGTTTTCCTTTGATGAAAGAACGACTATAACATCCTATTTGGGGGGTTTGGCCTTTGCTGGAGGCGTGGCACTGTTTTGCTTTGAAGGGTTTGGAATGACATTGTCTATAGAAGCTTCAATGAGAGACAAAACGACTTTCCCAAAAGTGCTTGCTCATGCGTTTAATGGGATAGCATTTTTGTATGCATTGTTTGGATTCATTGGTTACATGGCTTATGGTGATCAAACAAAAGACATAATTACTCTTAATCTCACTCATAATTGGTGGGCTATAGCGGTTAAG ATGGGCATGTGCTTCGGCCTCATATTCACATTTCCCACAATGGTTCATCCCATCAATGAGATCATAGAGGGAAGGTTGAAGAAGAACAAATGGTTTGAAAAGGTGGACGACAACGATTGTCATTCAACGACAAGAATAGGAATGTTTGGGATATATGTGAGCCGTGGGATTTTGGTGATTGGGTTGGCAGTGTTGGCCTCATTCGTGCCTGAGTTTGATGCATTCGTCTCCTTTTTAGGGAGTACAATCTGTGCTCTTATTTCATTTGTTTTACCTGCCATTTTGCACCTAAAGTTGTTAGGTTCTTCTCTGAATTTCTCCCAAAAAGCCttagatttatttattttgacCTCTGGTATGCTTCTTGCCATCTATGGAATATATAATGCTAACGTTGGTGTATGA